A window from Variovorax sp. PBL-E5 encodes these proteins:
- a CDS encoding methyltransferase family protein translates to MDPLYKKAIAHGVAGMAVFVAFIFLPAGTWRYWQGWLFIAVFSVSTIGFTVYLALYDRPLLERRMNAGPQHEKEWSQKIIVSLIIFAFFVFIILPPLDHRFGVSPVPAYLSLAGNIVVVLSFLFIFWVLKVNSYAAANISVADDQRVIDSGPYAHVRHPMYAGALWLFIGMPLALGSWLTICLVPLVLPVLFWRLLDEERVLRRDLPGYSDYASRVRHRLIPYVW, encoded by the coding sequence ATGGATCCGCTCTACAAGAAAGCCATCGCGCATGGGGTTGCGGGGATGGCCGTGTTCGTCGCCTTCATTTTCCTGCCCGCGGGCACGTGGCGGTACTGGCAAGGCTGGCTTTTTATCGCCGTCTTTTCCGTCTCGACCATCGGCTTCACCGTCTATCTCGCTCTCTACGACAGGCCGCTTCTCGAGCGCCGCATGAATGCCGGACCACAGCATGAGAAAGAGTGGTCGCAGAAGATCATCGTGTCGCTCATCATCTTCGCGTTCTTTGTTTTCATTATCCTGCCTCCGCTCGATCACCGCTTTGGCGTCTCGCCGGTGCCCGCGTACCTGTCCCTTGCAGGGAACATCGTGGTCGTATTGTCATTCCTCTTTATCTTCTGGGTGCTGAAGGTCAATAGCTATGCAGCAGCCAACATCAGTGTCGCGGACGATCAAAGAGTGATCGACAGCGGCCCCTACGCGCATGTGCGTCATCCCATGTACGCCGGCGCACTCTGGCTTTTCATCGGCATGCCGCTGGCACTCGGCTCGTGGCTCACGATCTGTCTCGTCCCGCTCGTCCTGCCGGTGCTTTTCTGGCGGCTTCTTGATGAGGAAAGGGTCTTGCGCCGCGATCTTCCCGGCTACAGCGACTACGCAAGCCGTGTGCGCCATCGCCTCATTCCGTATGTCTGGTAG
- a CDS encoding HAD hydrolase-like protein produces MDKWITFDCYGTLVDWRTGMGNSLEIVAPGRGADMLSLHRKIEGEIEMQEAYRPYREVLAESVRRMARSLQLPLGPGDEEILAATLPFWPVYPDTNEALLELKRAGWKLAILSNVDRDLITGTLRHFSCLIDLVVTAQDVRSYKPADAHARRFLELTGVSSDRWLYAAVNLQYDLRPGRALGANCVWINREREPMPDDPDILFGESAGMSGLPGIAAQFEMSRSVSQAGERK; encoded by the coding sequence ATGGACAAGTGGATCACGTTCGACTGCTACGGCACGCTGGTCGACTGGCGCACCGGCATGGGAAATTCGCTGGAGATCGTTGCACCTGGCCGAGGTGCCGACATGCTCTCCCTGCACCGGAAGATCGAAGGCGAGATCGAGATGCAGGAGGCTTACAGGCCCTACCGCGAGGTCCTCGCGGAGTCGGTGCGGCGCATGGCCCGAAGCCTTCAGCTGCCGCTGGGCCCAGGCGACGAAGAGATCCTGGCCGCGACCCTGCCCTTCTGGCCCGTCTATCCCGACACCAACGAGGCATTGCTCGAACTGAAGCGGGCGGGGTGGAAGCTGGCGATCCTGTCCAACGTCGATCGCGACCTCATCACCGGCACGCTCAGGCACTTCAGCTGCCTGATCGACCTGGTCGTGACCGCGCAGGACGTGCGGTCCTACAAACCGGCCGATGCGCACGCGAGAAGATTTCTCGAGCTGACGGGCGTCTCTTCCGATCGCTGGCTGTACGCGGCCGTGAACCTCCAGTACGACTTGAGGCCGGGCAGGGCGCTGGGGGCGAACTGTGTCTGGATCAATCGGGAGCGCGAACCGATGCCGGACGATCCGGACATCCTGTTCGGCGAGTCGGCAGGCATGTCGGGATTGCCGGGGATTGCTGCGCAATTCGAGATGAGCAGGTCGGTGAGCCAAGCCGGCGAGAGGAAATAG
- a CDS encoding MFS transporter, with amino-acid sequence MRATLCAGQDRRPMLRWRNRARPPVLHMLSPVLEPNAPTVSRRTGSGTEDELDGLPLPRRYAAVAAILGAVVLVVLDGAIANVALPSIAQQLHAAPADAVWIVTAYQLAVVMFLLPAAAVGERLGYRRVFAAGIALFTAASVLCALAPSLPWLVAARCLQGLGSAAVMSLGLALLRFTYPRRLLGQAIAWNALVIAGASAAGPAVGAGLLSVASWPWLFAVNLPLGVLVLAACAGLPRPQVSGRRLDVVSIALNAIMFAAFVLGSDRLPSSPWYGAALLAASVVSMVLLVRREMPKSAPLIPLDLLRVPSFRVSIVASVCCFTGQMMGYVALPFYFQHELGLSTMDTGLLMTPWPLAVMVAAPLSARLARRVPTGWLCAVGGGCLALGLALCAAWPIHGNAWLPMAIFTGLAGLGFGFFQTPNNQNMLFSAPKERSGAAGGAQGTARLTGLTLGSLWIGLLFALLPSLRAVHWGLTFAALAALAGGAVSLLRIDWPQPLPRRSSWP; translated from the coding sequence ATGCGCGCCACGCTCTGTGCGGGCCAGGATCGTCGACCTATGCTGAGGTGGCGCAATCGAGCGCGCCCTCCGGTCCTCCACATGCTGTCACCTGTCCTCGAACCCAATGCCCCCACGGTCTCTCGCCGCACCGGATCCGGCACGGAAGACGAGCTCGATGGCCTGCCACTGCCGCGGCGCTACGCAGCCGTCGCCGCGATCCTCGGCGCGGTCGTGCTGGTGGTGCTCGACGGCGCGATCGCCAACGTGGCATTGCCGAGCATTGCGCAGCAGTTGCACGCTGCGCCGGCCGACGCGGTCTGGATCGTCACCGCCTATCAGCTCGCGGTCGTGATGTTCCTGCTGCCCGCTGCCGCTGTGGGCGAGAGACTGGGCTATCGCCGTGTTTTCGCCGCGGGCATCGCGCTGTTCACCGCGGCGTCGGTGTTGTGCGCGCTGGCGCCGTCATTGCCATGGCTGGTGGCGGCAAGGTGCCTTCAGGGCCTGGGCAGCGCTGCGGTGATGTCGCTGGGTCTTGCGCTGTTGCGCTTCACCTATCCGCGTCGATTGCTGGGTCAGGCGATTGCGTGGAACGCGCTGGTGATCGCAGGCGCCTCGGCGGCCGGGCCGGCCGTCGGCGCAGGCTTGCTGTCCGTCGCGAGCTGGCCGTGGCTCTTCGCGGTGAACCTGCCGCTCGGCGTGCTGGTACTGGCCGCCTGTGCCGGGTTGCCACGTCCGCAAGTCAGCGGGCGTCGCCTCGACGTCGTGAGCATCGCGCTCAACGCGATCATGTTCGCCGCCTTCGTGCTGGGCAGCGACCGGCTGCCGTCGTCTCCGTGGTACGGCGCTGCATTGTTGGCCGCGTCGGTCGTCTCCATGGTTCTGCTGGTGAGGCGCGAGATGCCGAAATCGGCGCCGTTGATCCCGCTGGATCTTCTTCGGGTGCCGTCGTTTCGGGTGTCGATCGTCGCGTCGGTGTGCTGCTTCACCGGGCAGATGATGGGCTATGTGGCGCTGCCGTTCTACTTCCAGCACGAGCTGGGTCTGAGCACGATGGACACCGGCCTCCTGATGACACCGTGGCCCCTGGCGGTGATGGTGGCTGCGCCGTTGTCGGCGCGCCTGGCCAGGCGCGTGCCGACCGGGTGGCTCTGCGCAGTCGGCGGTGGGTGCCTCGCGCTCGGCCTGGCGCTGTGCGCCGCGTGGCCGATTCACGGCAACGCCTGGCTGCCGATGGCGATCTTCACAGGTCTGGCAGGTCTCGGCTTCGGATTCTTTCAGACACCCAACAATCAGAACATGCTGTTCTCCGCGCCCAAGGAACGCAGTGGAGCGGCTGGAGGTGCCCAGGGCACCGCGCGGCTGACCGGGCTGACGCTCGGCAGCCTGTGGATAGGACTCCTGTTCGCGCTGTTGCCCTCGCTGCGCGCCGTGCACTGGGGCTTGACGTTCGCGGCATTGGCTGCACTGGCCGGTGGAGCGGTGAGCCTGCTGAGAATCGACTGGCCGCAACCGCTGCCAAGACGCAGTTCGTGGCCTTAG
- a CDS encoding MFS transporter: MSPAPAEAASPSAPTSESRMLRAILALGVGGFAIGTGEFVIMGLLPEVARDIGVSIPQAGHAISAYAMGVVIGAPVLAVLAAGWGRRNLLMALMLAFAIGNFASAAAPGYPSLLLLRFASGLPHGTYFGVAALVAAALAPPGRRARAVGLVMLGLTGATLAGVPIAAWLGQHYGWRAAFVFVAVIALLAVAMIWRDVPNLQPTQGASPLRELDALKRKQVWLTLGIGAIGFGGMFAVFSYIKPTLTEVAGMSVEHVPLVLALFGVGMVLGNLVGARLADKALMRTIGGVIVYSAVVLLAFIWSSHHWLTASINVLLLGTIVAIAPALQIRLMDVAGDAQTLAAALNHSAFNLANALGAWLGGVAIDAGLGWTSTGWVGALLAVAGMGVFAWAVTDARGRRGADLASAGA; this comes from the coding sequence ATGAGCCCCGCACCCGCCGAAGCCGCCTCCCCCTCCGCGCCCACCAGCGAATCCCGCATGCTGCGGGCGATCCTCGCCCTCGGCGTCGGCGGTTTCGCCATCGGCACCGGGGAGTTCGTCATCATGGGCCTGCTGCCGGAGGTGGCGCGCGACATCGGCGTCAGCATCCCGCAGGCCGGCCATGCGATCAGCGCCTATGCGATGGGCGTGGTGATCGGCGCGCCCGTGCTGGCGGTGCTGGCCGCCGGATGGGGCCGGCGCAACCTGCTGATGGCTTTGATGCTGGCCTTCGCGATCGGCAACTTCGCGAGCGCGGCGGCGCCCGGCTACCCTTCCCTGCTGTTGCTGCGCTTCGCCAGCGGCTTGCCGCACGGCACTTACTTCGGCGTGGCGGCACTGGTCGCAGCCGCGTTGGCACCGCCCGGGCGGCGCGCGCGCGCGGTCGGGCTGGTGATGCTGGGGCTCACCGGTGCGACGCTCGCGGGCGTGCCGATCGCGGCCTGGCTCGGGCAGCACTACGGGTGGCGCGCCGCCTTCGTCTTCGTGGCGGTGATCGCGTTGCTGGCGGTGGCGATGATCTGGCGCGACGTGCCGAACCTGCAGCCGACGCAGGGCGCCAGCCCGCTGCGCGAGCTGGATGCGCTCAAGCGCAAGCAGGTCTGGCTCACCCTGGGCATCGGCGCCATCGGCTTCGGCGGCATGTTCGCGGTGTTCAGCTACATCAAGCCGACCCTGACCGAGGTGGCGGGCATGAGCGTGGAGCATGTGCCGCTGGTGCTGGCGCTCTTCGGCGTCGGCATGGTGCTGGGCAACCTGGTCGGCGCGCGCCTGGCGGACAAGGCGCTGATGCGGACCATCGGCGGCGTGATCGTCTATTCGGCCGTGGTGCTGCTGGCTTTCATCTGGTCGTCGCACCACTGGCTCACGGCATCGATCAACGTGCTGCTGCTCGGCACCATCGTCGCCATCGCGCCGGCCTTGCAGATCCGCCTGATGGACGTGGCCGGCGACGCCCAGACCCTGGCCGCGGCGCTCAACCATTCGGCCTTCAACCTGGCCAATGCGCTCGGCGCATGGCTGGGCGGCGTGGCCATCGATGCCGGGCTTGGCTGGACCTCGACCGGCTGGGTCGGCGCGCTGCTGGCGGTGGCGGGCATGGGCGTCTTTGCATGGGCCGTGACGGATGCGCGCGGTCGGCGCGGGGCGGACTTGGCGAGTGCGGGGGCTTGA
- a CDS encoding alpha-ketoacid dehydrogenase subunit beta: MSSGMAEERTGRAAMATVHELSYADAAMLALRREMEADPRVVVLGEDVGRGGIFGQYRGLQQHFGSERVIDTPISEAAIMGAGVGMALAGLRPVVEMRVVDFALCGMDELVNQAAKNRFMFGGQGRVPLVARMPGGIWDASAAQHSQSLEAWFTHLPGVVVVCPSTPQDNHSLLRAALQCGDPVVYIEHKTLWNVRGPVSEAVEVPLGKAARVREGDALTLVSWSRQMQACSAACEMLAAEGIAVDLIDLRTLWPWDRDTMLDSCARTRRLLVVHEAVQAGGFGAEIAASAAEATGCRVARLGAPRIPVGYSPVLEAQSRVSAQQIVKAARALQP, translated from the coding sequence ATGAGCAGCGGCATGGCGGAAGAGCGTACCGGTCGCGCGGCGATGGCCACCGTCCACGAACTCAGCTATGCCGACGCGGCCATGCTCGCATTGCGGCGCGAGATGGAAGCCGATCCGCGCGTGGTCGTGCTCGGCGAGGACGTCGGGCGCGGCGGCATCTTCGGGCAGTACCGAGGTCTGCAGCAGCACTTCGGCAGCGAGCGCGTGATCGACACACCGATCTCGGAAGCCGCGATCATGGGCGCCGGCGTCGGCATGGCGCTCGCGGGGCTGCGCCCTGTGGTCGAGATGCGCGTGGTCGACTTCGCGCTGTGCGGCATGGACGAGCTGGTGAACCAGGCGGCCAAGAACCGCTTCATGTTCGGCGGCCAGGGCCGCGTGCCGCTGGTGGCGCGCATGCCGGGCGGCATCTGGGATGCGTCGGCGGCGCAGCATTCGCAATCGCTCGAAGCCTGGTTCACGCATCTGCCGGGCGTGGTGGTGGTATGCCCCTCGACGCCGCAGGACAACCATTCGCTGCTGCGCGCCGCGCTGCAATGCGGCGACCCGGTGGTCTACATCGAGCACAAGACCTTGTGGAATGTGCGAGGCCCGGTGAGCGAAGCGGTCGAGGTGCCGCTCGGCAAGGCCGCGCGCGTGCGCGAAGGCGATGCGCTGACCCTCGTGAGTTGGAGCAGGCAGATGCAGGCCTGCAGCGCCGCCTGCGAAATGCTGGCGGCCGAAGGCATTGCCGTCGACCTGATCGACCTGCGCACGCTGTGGCCCTGGGACCGCGACACGATGCTCGATTCGTGCGCCCGCACACGTCGTCTGCTGGTGGTGCACGAGGCGGTGCAGGCCGGCGGCTTTGGCGCCGAGATCGCGGCCAGCGCGGCCGAAGCGACCGGCTGTCGTGTCGCGCGCCTGGGTGCGCCGCGGATTCCGGTCGGCTACTCGCCCGTGCTCGAAGCGCAGTCGCGCGTGAGCGCGCAACAGATCGTGAAAGCGGCCCGGGCCCTGCAGCCATGA
- a CDS encoding FAD-dependent oxidoreductase has product MSHRKAARLAVIGRGLIGSVAARHLSRMGHDVALIGPDEPADYSRHGGVFASHYDEGRITRSLDSNPFWMQANRAAISRYGEIAAESGMAFYREVGVLHVGPRESSDVATIGQVAAEAGILCEAYDAAGLAE; this is encoded by the coding sequence GTGAGCCATCGTAAGGCGGCCAGACTTGCGGTGATCGGACGTGGTCTGATCGGGTCGGTGGCTGCGCGACATCTGTCCAGGATGGGCCACGATGTCGCACTGATCGGGCCCGATGAGCCGGCAGATTATTCGCGCCACGGCGGCGTCTTCGCAAGCCACTACGACGAGGGCCGTATCACGCGGAGTCTGGATTCGAACCCGTTCTGGATGCAAGCGAACCGCGCTGCGATCTCGCGTTACGGCGAGATCGCGGCGGAAAGCGGTATGGCGTTCTACCGGGAAGTCGGCGTGCTTCATGTCGGCCCTCGCGAAAGCAGCGACGTTGCAACGATTGGCCAAGTTGCCGCCGAGGCCGGGATCCTTTGCGAAGCCTACGATGCAGCAGGGCTCGCAGAGTGA
- a CDS encoding SDR family oxidoreductase produces MSLSTSSTSSSSQPVLAGKAAFVTGGSRGIGAAIVRRLARDGAAVAFTYASNEAAARELAGSIEAAGGSALPLRVDSADAAALVAAVDQAAKTLGRIDILVNSAGVLKLATIDAMSLEDLDRTLDVNVRAVFVATQAAVRHMGEGGRVITIGSTNAERMPFAGGAAYAMSKSAITGLTRGLARDLGPRGITVNNVQPGPVDTEMNPADGPMAATMHSFMALQRHGSGGEIAGMVAYLASPEAAFVTGASLSIDGGFAA; encoded by the coding sequence ATGTCACTCTCCACTTCGTCTACTTCATCTTCTTCGCAGCCGGTGCTTGCCGGCAAGGCCGCCTTCGTCACCGGCGGATCGCGCGGCATCGGCGCCGCCATCGTGCGCCGGCTGGCACGCGATGGCGCTGCCGTCGCCTTCACCTACGCGAGCAACGAGGCCGCGGCCCGCGAACTCGCCGGCAGCATCGAAGCGGCCGGCGGCAGCGCGCTGCCCCTGCGCGTCGACAGCGCCGATGCGGCGGCTCTGGTCGCGGCCGTGGACCAGGCGGCGAAGACGCTCGGCCGCATCGACATCCTCGTCAACAGTGCGGGCGTGCTCAAGCTGGCCACGATCGACGCGATGTCGCTCGAAGACCTCGACCGCACGCTCGACGTCAACGTGCGCGCCGTGTTCGTCGCCACGCAGGCGGCCGTGCGCCACATGGGCGAGGGCGGCCGCGTCATCACCATCGGCAGCACCAACGCCGAGCGCATGCCTTTCGCGGGCGGCGCCGCCTATGCGATGAGCAAGTCCGCCATCACCGGCCTGACCCGCGGACTCGCGCGCGATCTGGGGCCGCGCGGCATCACGGTGAACAACGTGCAGCCCGGCCCGGTCGACACCGAGATGAACCCGGCCGATGGCCCGATGGCGGCCACCATGCACAGCTTCATGGCGCTGCAGCGTCATGGCAGCGGCGGCGAGATCGCCGGCATGGTCGCGTACCTCGCGAGCCCCGAAGCGGCTTTCGTGACCGGCGCAAGCCTGAGCATCGACGGCGGCTTCGCGGCCTGA
- a CDS encoding aminotransferase class IV, producing MPVPPKLPVHQFDGGCVFIDGAYAPLSEAKISMFDWGFTRSDVTYDVATAWRGSFFRLDAHMDRFFESLGKMHLAIPFDRAELREILHGCVRAGGLQDAYVAMVCTRGVPPRGARDPRQAQNRFYAYALPYVWIASREKQQAGIDLHVSERLRIAPESVDPTVKNYHWIDLVQSMFDAYDRGHDTSCVLDAAGNVTEGPGFNVFAVKDGVVHTAGRGVLEGISRRTAIELCRRLDIPLRIEPLPVALLRDADEVFLTSSGGGVLPIAKIDGRPLPAFPGPVTARLRDGYWALHDEPAFSDPVDYAA from the coding sequence ATGCCAGTGCCACCCAAGCTGCCGGTCCATCAGTTCGATGGCGGCTGCGTCTTCATCGACGGCGCCTACGCGCCGCTCTCGGAAGCCAAGATCTCGATGTTCGATTGGGGCTTCACGCGCTCCGACGTCACGTACGACGTCGCGACCGCCTGGCGCGGCAGCTTCTTCCGCCTCGACGCGCACATGGACCGATTCTTCGAGAGCCTGGGCAAGATGCATCTGGCAATACCCTTCGACCGTGCCGAGCTGCGCGAGATCCTGCACGGCTGCGTGCGCGCCGGCGGCCTCCAGGATGCCTACGTGGCGATGGTCTGCACGCGCGGCGTGCCCCCGCGTGGCGCGCGCGATCCCCGGCAGGCGCAGAACCGCTTCTATGCCTATGCGCTGCCCTACGTCTGGATCGCGTCGCGCGAGAAGCAGCAGGCCGGCATCGACCTGCATGTGAGCGAACGCCTGCGCATCGCTCCCGAGTCGGTCGATCCGACGGTCAAGAACTACCATTGGATCGACCTGGTGCAATCGATGTTCGACGCCTACGACCGTGGCCACGACACCAGCTGCGTGCTGGACGCCGCCGGCAACGTCACCGAAGGCCCGGGATTCAATGTCTTCGCGGTCAAGGACGGCGTGGTGCACACGGCCGGGCGCGGTGTGCTGGAAGGCATCTCGCGCCGAACCGCCATCGAGCTGTGTCGGCGCCTGGACATTCCGCTTCGCATCGAGCCTCTGCCGGTGGCCTTGCTGCGCGACGCGGACGAGGTCTTCCTCACATCAAGCGGCGGCGGCGTGCTGCCCATCGCGAAGATCGATGGACGGCCGCTGCCTGCTTTTCCCGGTCCCGTCACCGCCCGCCTTCGAGACGGCTACTGGGCCCTGCACGACGAGCCCGCCTTCAGCGACCCGGTGGACTACGCCGCGTGA
- a CDS encoding TetR/AcrR family transcriptional regulator — translation MPATATRKKKPPRAGPGRPRADANGPSLGRDRILHAALALIGEKGLANFGIRDLAAALGVFPAAIYWHVPNREALVAGAIGIALEGVADDLPAGDWQLRLGALLRKFRAALRRHPTLAPAVASQLAYNAAFDAPLLEHVVAALEDARFEGDALVDAFNVVIAAMCGFATLELSTAPDGADASWEADCRARIDAIDPLHHPRLGEHAATLRNRTFLLRWSSGQERPLDSSFDAWVDVVLRGLESRSRALRRMTPRAR, via the coding sequence ATGCCGGCCACCGCCACCAGAAAGAAGAAGCCGCCGCGAGCCGGTCCGGGCCGCCCGCGCGCGGATGCCAATGGGCCGAGTCTCGGTCGCGATCGCATCCTGCATGCAGCGCTGGCGCTGATCGGCGAGAAGGGCCTCGCCAACTTCGGCATCCGCGATCTGGCGGCCGCGCTGGGCGTCTTCCCGGCCGCCATCTACTGGCACGTGCCGAACCGCGAAGCGCTGGTCGCCGGCGCCATCGGCATCGCACTCGAAGGCGTGGCCGACGATCTGCCGGCAGGCGATTGGCAGCTTCGGCTGGGCGCGCTGCTGAGGAAGTTCCGCGCCGCGCTGCGCCGCCATCCGACGCTGGCGCCTGCGGTGGCCAGCCAGTTGGCGTACAACGCCGCATTCGACGCGCCACTGCTGGAACATGTGGTCGCAGCGCTGGAGGATGCGCGCTTCGAGGGTGACGCACTGGTCGACGCCTTCAATGTCGTGATCGCCGCGATGTGCGGCTTCGCGACCCTCGAGTTGTCGACGGCGCCCGACGGCGCGGACGCGTCGTGGGAAGCCGATTGCCGCGCGCGGATCGACGCCATCGACCCGCTGCACCATCCGCGGCTCGGCGAACATGCGGCGACGCTTCGCAATCGCACCTTCCTGCTGCGTTGGTCGAGCGGTCAGGAGCGGCCGCTCGACAGCAGCTTCGACGCCTGGGTCGATGTCGTACTCAGGGGATTGGAATCGCGCAGCCGTGCCTTGCGCAGGATGACGCCCCGGGCACGCTGA
- a CDS encoding LysR family transcriptional regulator → MQPLSHLESFVRSAEAGSFSAAARQLGLTPAAVSKNVARLEAGLGVRLFQRSTRRLTLSEGGERLLREIGGALSTLSDAVASVAKDDGQPAGTLKVSMGQAFGRDYVVPLLDGFLARYPAVLPDWHFDNRQVDLIGEGFDAAIGGGIELTPGVVARELARIHIVAAAAPGYMAGKPMPRRPSDLAAFDGIVRRSSPTGRIRSWTLRNKAGEEGAVDTRARVIFSDPEAMAQAAVMGLGIALLPMPFALPRLQSGTLVRVLPGWWADSGPISLYYPSKKLLPARTRVFVDFVVEHFRSRHFARDMQGN, encoded by the coding sequence ATGCAGCCCTTGAGCCATCTCGAATCCTTCGTCCGCAGCGCCGAGGCCGGCAGCTTCTCCGCCGCCGCGCGCCAGCTCGGGCTGACGCCGGCCGCCGTGAGCAAGAACGTGGCGCGGCTCGAAGCCGGCCTCGGCGTGCGCCTGTTCCAGCGCAGCACGCGCCGGCTGACCCTGAGCGAGGGCGGCGAGCGGCTGCTGCGCGAGATCGGCGGCGCGCTGAGTACGCTGTCGGATGCGGTGGCCAGCGTGGCCAAGGACGATGGCCAGCCGGCCGGCACACTCAAGGTCAGCATGGGCCAGGCTTTCGGGCGTGACTACGTCGTGCCCTTGCTCGACGGATTTCTCGCGCGCTATCCGGCGGTGCTGCCCGACTGGCATTTCGACAACCGGCAGGTCGACCTGATCGGCGAGGGTTTCGACGCGGCCATCGGCGGCGGCATCGAGCTCACGCCGGGTGTGGTGGCGCGCGAACTGGCGCGCATCCACATCGTCGCTGCGGCGGCACCCGGCTACATGGCGGGCAAGCCGATGCCGCGGCGCCCCTCGGACCTGGCCGCGTTCGACGGCATCGTGCGGCGTTCGTCCCCCACGGGACGCATACGCAGCTGGACCCTGCGCAACAAGGCCGGCGAAGAGGGCGCCGTCGACACCCGGGCGCGCGTGATCTTCAGCGACCCCGAGGCGATGGCCCAGGCGGCCGTGATGGGCCTGGGCATCGCGCTGCTGCCGATGCCGTTCGCGCTGCCGCGGCTGCAAAGCGGCACGCTGGTGCGCGTGCTGCCCGGGTGGTGGGCCGACTCCGGGCCGATCTCGCTCTACTACCCCAGCAAGAAGCTGTTGCCGGCGAGGACACGCGTGTTCGTCGATTTCGTGGTCGAGCATTTCCGCAGCCGGCACTTCGCGCGCGACATGCAGGGCAATTGA
- a CDS encoding MarR family winged helix-turn-helix transcriptional regulator, with amino-acid sequence MSTEKATGSDAAPERRAEDSVFFKLVRVVNLTARPFQQRVGRQHQLTLNEWRTMAVLGKQPGLTATQVAELTGLDKMAVSRALAGLQRHRRLHRHEDPADLRRSRLYLSSIGKALFAVLGVQAREREAELFSGVEAEELRQLNTTLDKLIASISENAE; translated from the coding sequence ATGAGCACCGAAAAAGCCACCGGCTCGGATGCAGCGCCCGAGCGCAGGGCCGAGGACTCGGTCTTCTTCAAGCTGGTGCGTGTGGTCAACCTGACGGCGCGTCCGTTCCAGCAGCGCGTCGGCCGCCAGCATCAGCTCACGCTCAACGAATGGCGCACCATGGCCGTGCTGGGCAAGCAGCCGGGTCTCACGGCCACGCAGGTCGCGGAACTGACCGGCCTGGACAAGATGGCGGTGAGCCGCGCACTGGCAGGACTGCAACGCCACAGGCGGCTGCATCGCCACGAGGATCCGGCGGACCTGCGCCGCAGCCGGCTCTATCTGAGCAGCATCGGCAAGGCGCTGTTCGCGGTGCTCGGCGTGCAGGCCCGCGAGCGCGAGGCCGAACTCTTCAGCGGCGTCGAGGCCGAGGAACTGCGGCAGTTGAACACGACGCTGGACAAGCTGATCGCATCCATCTCCGAAAACGCCGAGTAG
- a CDS encoding thiamine pyrophosphate-dependent dehydrogenase E1 component subunit alpha: protein MDFANSAAEWLALYRTMARIRAFENAAEAASQGGVSAYGQEAAGVASVRGPLHLSTGQEAVPAGVCAHLRIADCITSTHRGHGHTLAKGADLARMMCELFGKATGFNGGKGGSMHIADFSVGMLGANGVVAAGLPIAVGAAHAQKLQKKDAITVCFFGDGAINRGPFLESLNWARVYALPVLFVCEDNRWSATTASGPMTAGDGASARAEALDIAATQVDGNDVFAVHAAARQLIAEVRAGAGPRLLHALTYRVKGHVSVDPAGYRDAGELAAALETDPIARARRRLIADGIDAASLDALEHAAHAEVEAALAVADAAPWPDASTAFTDVQTTGAGQWT, encoded by the coding sequence ATGGACTTCGCGAATTCCGCTGCCGAGTGGCTGGCGCTCTACCGCACGATGGCGCGCATCCGCGCCTTCGAGAACGCCGCCGAAGCCGCCAGCCAGGGCGGCGTGAGCGCCTATGGCCAGGAGGCCGCGGGCGTGGCCAGCGTGCGCGGGCCGCTGCATCTGTCCACCGGCCAGGAGGCAGTGCCGGCGGGCGTCTGCGCCCATCTGCGCATCGCCGACTGCATCACCTCGACCCATCGCGGCCACGGCCACACGCTGGCCAAGGGCGCCGACCTCGCGCGCATGATGTGCGAGCTGTTCGGCAAGGCGACCGGCTTCAACGGCGGCAAGGGCGGCTCGATGCACATCGCCGATTTCTCGGTCGGCATGCTGGGCGCCAACGGCGTGGTCGCGGCTGGCCTGCCGATCGCGGTCGGCGCGGCGCATGCACAGAAGCTGCAGAAGAAGGACGCGATCACGGTCTGCTTCTTCGGCGACGGTGCGATCAACCGCGGACCTTTTCTCGAATCGCTGAACTGGGCGCGCGTCTACGCGCTGCCGGTGCTGTTCGTGTGCGAGGACAACCGCTGGAGCGCGACCACCGCCAGCGGCCCGATGACCGCCGGCGACGGCGCTTCCGCGCGTGCGGAGGCATTGGACATTGCCGCCACGCAGGTCGACGGCAACGACGTGTTCGCCGTGCATGCGGCCGCGCGACAGTTGATCGCCGAGGTGCGTGCCGGGGCAGGCCCGCGGCTGCTGCATGCGCTGACCTATCGCGTGAAGGGCCACGTCTCGGTCGATCCCGCGGGCTACCGCGATGCGGGCGAGCTGGCCGCTGCGCTCGAGACCGATCCGATCGCGCGGGCACGCAGGCGGCTGATCGCCGATGGCATCGATGCGGCGTCGCTCGATGCGCTCGAGCACGCGGCGCATGCCGAGGTCGAGGCCGCGCTCGCGGTCGCCGATGCCGCGCCCTGGCCGGATGCGAGCACGGCCTTCACCGACGTGCAGACCACGGGAGCCGGGCAATGGACATGA